CAGCAAAATATAAGGCGGAGACAACATTGGCTCAATCCACACCTCAGCAAACTGCCAATTATACTTCACTTGGTCGGGTACAGGGAATGACGTGATATCGGTTTTCTGCATCAATCTTCACCTCACCGTAGAACAAGGGAATCTTGAAACCATCTGGATCAAGACGATAGCCAATGGGTTCTGTAAAAAACAGACCGTAACGCTCATATTCTCGAACGATACCTATATATTCTCCTCT
Above is a genomic segment from Fischerella sp. JS2 containing:
- a CDS encoding DUF6972 family protein — encoded protein: MTGIDREIVLDSRHVAKHLPDTTQVQRLLRRRLAAHVFNDEAMMNRVAQAIIERGEYIGIVREYERYGLFFTEPIGYRLDPDGFKIPLFYGEVKIDAENRYHVIPCTRPSEV